The proteins below are encoded in one region of Dehalococcoidia bacterium:
- a CDS encoding ABC transporter permease, with protein sequence MTTYIVRRLIASIPVVILVSMLTFLGQSLIPGDPILAVLGADEVGALSDLGPEVLAAKRRELGLDQPLPVQYAKYVARVAQGDFGKSFRTRQPVLDTLGDRLSVSVKLNIITFTVNTTLAIALGTIAALYRGTVIDLLATGWAVLGVATPGFWLAILLILVFSVQLGWLPASGWVDPLDDPVDGARHLVLPVLSLGLFGSATVMRQTRSALLEVLRQDYIVTARSKGLAGRVVIVRHALKNAMLPVVTVVGLSLAGLLGGTVLIERVFAIPGVGRMALDATNSRDYPVIQAIVLLAAFSIIVANLVTDLLYAYLDPRIRYR encoded by the coding sequence GTGACCACCTATATCGTGAGGCGCCTCATCGCGTCCATTCCAGTCGTGATTCTGGTCTCGATGCTTACTTTTCTGGGCCAGTCCCTGATCCCGGGCGACCCAATCCTTGCCGTTTTGGGAGCAGACGAAGTTGGCGCGTTGAGCGACCTCGGGCCTGAGGTGCTAGCAGCGAAACGCCGCGAACTCGGTCTCGACCAGCCGCTACCGGTCCAGTACGCGAAATACGTCGCCAGGGTAGCCCAGGGCGATTTCGGAAAGTCGTTCCGAACCCGCCAGCCAGTCCTCGACACGCTCGGCGACCGCCTCTCTGTCAGCGTGAAGCTGAACATAATCACGTTTACGGTGAACACGACGCTTGCGATCGCGCTCGGCACCATCGCTGCTCTCTACAGGGGCACCGTCATCGACCTGCTGGCAACCGGGTGGGCGGTGCTGGGAGTCGCTACTCCCGGATTCTGGCTGGCGATCCTGCTGATCCTGGTCTTTTCGGTGCAGCTCGGATGGCTTCCCGCTTCCGGCTGGGTCGACCCGCTGGACGACCCGGTGGACGGAGCGCGGCACCTGGTACTACCGGTCCTGTCGCTCGGTCTATTCGGGTCGGCGACCGTAATGAGGCAGACGCGCTCGGCCCTGCTCGAGGTGCTTCGCCAGGACTACATCGTCACGGCTCGCTCGAAGGGGCTGGCGGGGCGGGTGGTGATTGTGCGCCACGCTCTCAAGAACGCCATGCTGCCTGTCGTGACGGTTGTCGGCCTGTCACTCGCCGGCCTGCTAGGTGGCACCGTGCTCATCGAGCGAGTCTTCGCCATCCCGGGTGTTGGCCGGATGGCGCTAGACGCGACGAACTCCCGCGACTACCCCGTCATACAGGCGATCGTGCTGCTTGCGGCCTTCTCGATCATCGTCGCCAACCTTGTAACCGACCTCCTCTATGCCTATCTAGACCCGCGGATCAGGTACCGCTAG
- a CDS encoding carboxyl transferase domain-containing protein: MCGLTWQPEVDEIEWRRQLAYRMGGEERVRDQHERGKLSVRERIDALIDPGSFRERFPLQGSAVYRDGKLVDFVARRNVFGLARLDGRPVVVSADDYTARPPSGSAGVQRGSAGGSGLRASSADHMALQLKLPLVRLVDGFGADIRGTQATGATHIPAMAWDTITAMLQEVPLVCVALGSIAGAPAALMAGNHFSIMVKGISQVFAAGPPVVKRSLHLDIDKEDLGGYKVHARGSGLIDNEAEDEYDAFRQVRRFLSYLPSNVYKLPPVQECVDDSPDRREEALLSFIPRDRFRPYNPRKMIDLIVDKGSAFEIGRYYGGAQVTMLARMNGKPVGILANDPLVHGGGMEATAAQKLEKFVDLCDTFHLPIINFADQPGFVVGPNAERAGTLKQGARALTAIEQATIPWATVIVRRLYGVAGQAHQAHTRWVYRFAWPSAEWGSIPVEGGIAAAYRREIENAPDPEARQAELEAELAAIRSSPFRTAEIGGVEDIVDPRDTRPLLCEWVDLVYEQLPQDLGKKARGMRP; this comes from the coding sequence GTGTGTGGCTTGACCTGGCAACCAGAAGTCGACGAGATCGAGTGGCGCCGCCAGCTCGCATACCGCATGGGCGGCGAGGAGCGCGTCAGAGACCAGCATGAGCGCGGGAAGCTGAGCGTCCGCGAGCGCATCGACGCGCTCATCGACCCTGGCAGCTTCAGGGAACGGTTTCCCTTGCAGGGCAGCGCGGTCTACAGGGACGGCAAGCTCGTCGACTTCGTCGCCCGCCGCAACGTCTTCGGTCTCGCGCGCCTCGATGGCAGGCCGGTGGTGGTCTCCGCGGACGACTACACCGCCCGCCCGCCCAGCGGTAGCGCTGGCGTCCAACGCGGAAGCGCCGGAGGAAGCGGACTGCGAGCAAGCAGCGCCGACCACATGGCTCTCCAGCTCAAACTCCCCCTCGTCCGGCTGGTCGACGGCTTTGGTGCTGACATCCGGGGTACCCAGGCGACGGGCGCCACGCACATCCCGGCAATGGCCTGGGACACGATCACGGCGATGCTTCAGGAGGTGCCCCTCGTCTGCGTTGCCCTCGGCTCGATCGCGGGGGCGCCGGCGGCGCTGATGGCGGGAAACCATTTCTCGATCATGGTGAAGGGGATCTCTCAGGTCTTCGCGGCGGGACCGCCCGTGGTCAAGCGATCGCTCCATCTCGACATCGACAAGGAGGACCTGGGCGGCTATAAGGTCCACGCGCGGGGCAGCGGCCTCATCGACAACGAGGCGGAGGATGAATACGACGCCTTCCGCCAGGTGCGCCGCTTTCTCTCATACTTGCCCAGCAACGTCTACAAGCTGCCTCCCGTCCAGGAATGCGTGGACGACAGCCCGGACCGGCGCGAGGAGGCCTTGCTTAGCTTCATCCCACGCGACCGGTTCAGGCCCTACAACCCGCGGAAGATGATCGACCTGATCGTGGACAAGGGTTCCGCCTTCGAGATCGGCCGCTACTACGGAGGCGCGCAGGTGACGATGCTCGCCCGGATGAACGGCAAGCCCGTGGGCATCCTCGCGAACGATCCCCTGGTGCACGGCGGTGGGATGGAGGCGACTGCCGCGCAAAAGCTCGAGAAGTTCGTCGACCTCTGCGATACCTTCCACCTGCCGATCATCAACTTCGCCGACCAGCCCGGCTTTGTCGTCGGGCCGAACGCGGAGCGTGCAGGCACACTGAAGCAGGGAGCTCGCGCTCTCACGGCGATCGAGCAGGCCACGATCCCCTGGGCGACCGTGATCGTGCGGCGCCTGTATGGAGTTGCCGGCCAGGCGCACCAGGCGCACACGCGCTGGGTCTACCGCTTCGCGTGGCCGTCGGCGGAGTGGGGCTCGATCCCCGTCGAAGGCGGTATCGCCGCTGCCTACCGGCGCGAGATCGAGAACGCGCCCGACCCGGAAGCCCGCCAGGCTGAGCTGGAAGCGGAGTTGGCTGCGATTCGCTCATCCCCGTTCCGCACGGCTGAGATCGGGGGCGTCGAGGACATAGTCGACCCACGGGATACGCGGCCGCTACTGTGCGAGTGGGTTGACCTCGTGTACGAGCAGCTGCCGCAGGACCTGGGCAAGAAGGCACGGGGCATGCGGCCTTGA
- a CDS encoding ABC transporter permease encodes MATQASAEQLSIELPHARTQSRGAVHAAVAFLADPKAAVAVAILAFFLVLAVFAPLIAPYGENQQDRRASLQGPSASHPFGTDRLGRDVLSRIIYGSRVSLRVGFIAVGIAAAIGIPLGLIAGWLGRWADEVIMRVVDAWIVFPNLILLLAIVAILGPGTTNVMIAIGLNSFPIYARLIRAQTLSLKERDFVLAARTLGAKDSRILARHILPNAIQPIIVQGSLAVGAAVLAEAGLSFLGIGVKPPTATWGVIINDGFSVIRSNPWISVTPGIAIVLFVLGVNLLGDRLRDVLDPRLRGSR; translated from the coding sequence ATGGCGACACAGGCCTCGGCTGAACAGCTCTCGATCGAACTACCACATGCGCGGACGCAGTCACGCGGGGCGGTCCACGCCGCCGTAGCGTTCCTGGCCGACCCGAAGGCAGCGGTCGCCGTGGCGATACTGGCGTTCTTCCTCGTCCTCGCGGTCTTCGCCCCGCTGATCGCGCCCTACGGGGAAAACCAGCAGGACCGGCGGGCCAGCCTGCAGGGGCCTTCGGCCTCTCATCCGTTCGGCACCGACCGCCTGGGCCGCGATGTCCTGAGCCGCATCATCTACGGCAGCCGCGTGTCGCTCCGAGTCGGTTTTATTGCCGTCGGAATAGCCGCCGCCATTGGCATACCGCTGGGGCTGATCGCGGGCTGGCTCGGACGCTGGGCCGACGAAGTCATCATGCGGGTCGTCGACGCGTGGATCGTGTTCCCGAACTTGATCCTGCTGCTGGCGATAGTGGCGATCCTGGGGCCGGGCACCACGAACGTGATGATCGCGATCGGCTTGAACTCCTTCCCGATCTACGCCCGTCTCATCCGCGCCCAGACGCTCTCGCTCAAGGAGCGCGACTTCGTGCTCGCCGCGCGCACACTGGGCGCGAAGGACTCCCGTATCCTTGCCCGGCACATCCTGCCGAACGCTATCCAGCCGATCATCGTCCAGGGCTCGCTGGCAGTGGGCGCCGCCGTCCTTGCCGAAGCCGGCCTGAGCTTCCTCGGCATCGGCGTCAAGCCTCCCACCGCGACCTGGGGAGTGATCATCAACGACGGCTTTTCAGTCATACGTTCGAACCCGTGGATCTCGGTGACGCCGGGGATCGCGATCGTCCTCTTCGTGCTCGGAGTCAACCTCCTGGGGGACAGGCTGCGTGACGTCCTCGATCCTCGTCTGCGGGGTTCGAGATGA
- a CDS encoding phosphatase PAP2 family protein, with amino-acid sequence MPGYLLSRARPALARRSRLIWSGLAAGYLVATTAFLVTHGSWPTPDFLIPPLVLLAVANGRGWQFVIDWSPFLLLMLGYEAFRGVADNLNSRVHFVSLIDADKWLLGGETGPNLLQRLFFREDRVAWYDWVASVLHMIHFVVPVAAAFAIWLVSRRTYWRFAVTVLGLFFMGFVTYYAYPAAPPWMAGDFGLIPHVERVLIHTLVQLPATKGISLAYEHFSPNPVAAMPSLHAALPMLVSFVAISLAGRKAMLTLAYPIAGGFSWIYLGEHYVIDVLAGWLYALLAFAVFWMALPALVRRAAAPVAARFEAPRLAWPAWPLTTLAVGFMALVWVNPLVQAPLNPDRGALIPSAGFRIGIATAVALSDLEPLPCREGRAASLLLDRELDPLVRDYAAYIQGLSAPVCLSLTAGRGAPELTDEDLDSLRSLSTGPSPRLLFFSGPPLLAIVQIGYPTAELQAIAGVAPDDRLALIVRFDNAQGVALLYPIVARIATLAFTYGELTPPAGESECVDACTPEPPRPGPVQEAAPTPPPEETPGQETQETATPTPDEATPTPTPTPTATPTTTPTPGVEEGPG; translated from the coding sequence CGTCGCGAACGGGCGCGGCTGGCAGTTCGTGATCGACTGGTCGCCATTCCTCCTGCTCATGCTTGGGTACGAGGCGTTCCGGGGCGTTGCGGACAACCTCAACAGCCGCGTGCACTTCGTTAGCCTCATCGATGCGGACAAGTGGCTCCTGGGCGGCGAGACCGGGCCCAACCTGCTACAGCGCCTGTTCTTCCGGGAGGACCGCGTCGCCTGGTACGACTGGGTGGCTTCGGTGCTTCACATGATCCACTTCGTGGTGCCGGTTGCCGCGGCCTTCGCAATCTGGCTCGTGAGCCGGCGGACCTACTGGCGCTTTGCGGTCACCGTGCTTGGTCTCTTCTTCATGGGATTTGTGACCTACTACGCCTATCCGGCGGCGCCGCCGTGGATGGCAGGCGACTTCGGCCTGATTCCCCACGTGGAGCGCGTGCTCATCCATACGCTCGTGCAGTTGCCCGCGACCAAGGGCATCTCGCTTGCCTACGAACATTTCAGCCCCAACCCGGTCGCCGCGATGCCCTCCCTGCACGCGGCGCTGCCAATGCTCGTGAGCTTCGTCGCAATCTCGCTGGCTGGACGCAAGGCGATGCTGACGCTGGCCTATCCCATCGCCGGCGGCTTCTCGTGGATCTATCTGGGCGAGCACTACGTAATCGACGTGCTGGCCGGGTGGCTGTACGCCCTGCTGGCCTTCGCCGTCTTCTGGATGGCGCTCCCTGCCCTCGTCCGTCGCGCGGCCGCGCCCGTCGCGGCCCGGTTCGAAGCCCCGCGGCTGGCATGGCCTGCGTGGCCTCTGACAACGCTGGCTGTCGGCTTCATGGCCCTCGTCTGGGTCAACCCCCTGGTCCAGGCGCCGCTCAACCCGGACCGCGGCGCGCTGATCCCCTCGGCCGGTTTTCGCATCGGCATCGCGACCGCCGTGGCCCTGTCCGACCTCGAGCCCCTTCCGTGTCGCGAAGGACGCGCCGCCAGTCTCCTGCTCGACCGGGAGCTCGACCCGCTGGTGCGTGACTACGCTGCCTACATCCAGGGTTTGAGTGCGCCGGTCTGCCTCTCGCTGACAGCCGGCCGCGGCGCCCCCGAACTAACCGATGAAGACCTCGATTCGCTGCGGTCCCTCTCGACAGGTCCGTCTCCGCGGCTGTTGTTCTTTTCTGGCCCTCCGCTCCTGGCCATCGTCCAGATCGGCTACCCAACCGCGGAGTTGCAGGCCATCGCGGGCGTGGCGCCGGACGACCGGCTCGCTCTAATCGTTCGGTTCGACAACGCGCAGGGTGTGGCGCTGCTCTACCCGATTGTTGCGCGAATAGCGACGCTTGCGTTTACATATGGCGAGCTTACGCCTCCCGCCGGCGAAAGCGAGTGTGTGGACGCCTGTACGCCGGAGCCGCCGCGGCCGGGGCCGGTGCAGGAGGCGGCGCCAACTCCTCCGCCCGAGGAGACGCCAGGACAGGAGACGCAGGAAACCGCGACTCCGACTCCAGACGAGGCGACGCCAACACCGACTCCGACGCCGACTGCAACTCCGACAACGACTCCGACGCCCGGGGTGGAAGAAGGGCCGGGCTAG
- a CDS encoding ABC transporter substrate-binding protein — protein sequence MESSYWARMMRARVARRRLLAGAGAAGLAGVIVACGGGGDGGTSGEPESRTDEDPGPPKYGGTLKIGYSGASITNFDPHFGASGAEHQFFFAICDPIVGYDQKGQLDASLSLAEKWELPEPTRVTLKLRSGIKFHDGAEFSADDVKWNLERIIDPSSGATPRSDLASIDSVQVVNKNEVVIRLKEPSAPLLTNFGDRGGQILSRTSFEKVGKDGFRRSPVGTGPFILKQWVDDAYLVYEANPNYWRKDARGNKLPYLQTIRVELIPDATVRTAAFEAGDVDVVIGVPATEEKRLASDRNYQVVKFNGSGTTIWYMNHAFPPLDNVWFRRALSSALDRESYIKNFLTGEEQIATGFATPASWAHDATIQNYNFDIAKAKEYLQRSGLPQSQWRVRTQPFGATISDAELFWQTSAKEAGITIDYAEPERDGWQKRVLKGLGGDGSAGMYFSGLSLRVDPDGHLGLIYTQKGAYNSGQAPLPEVEPLIIKAKQTYDLNERKSIYSEAQKKAVENVYSAFLVTYGIARGFARKNVGNFRAWFGGEGKPRFANLWV from the coding sequence ATGGAATCGAGTTATTGGGCAAGGATGATGCGGGCGCGGGTTGCGCGCAGGCGGCTTCTGGCGGGCGCTGGCGCCGCCGGGCTTGCGGGTGTGATCGTCGCCTGCGGTGGCGGCGGTGACGGCGGCACATCGGGCGAGCCGGAGTCTCGCACGGATGAGGACCCCGGGCCGCCGAAGTACGGCGGCACTCTGAAGATCGGCTACAGCGGCGCCAGCATCACGAACTTCGACCCCCACTTCGGCGCCTCAGGCGCGGAACACCAGTTCTTCTTCGCGATCTGCGACCCCATCGTCGGATACGACCAGAAGGGACAGTTGGATGCCTCCCTGTCGCTGGCGGAAAAATGGGAGCTGCCCGAGCCGACGCGGGTCACGCTGAAGCTCCGTTCCGGCATCAAGTTCCACGACGGCGCTGAGTTCAGCGCGGACGACGTCAAGTGGAACCTCGAGCGCATCATCGACCCCAGCTCCGGCGCTACTCCGCGCAGCGACCTGGCGTCGATTGACAGCGTTCAGGTGGTGAATAAGAACGAGGTCGTGATAAGGCTCAAGGAGCCGAGCGCCCCGCTGCTGACGAACTTCGGCGACCGCGGCGGTCAGATCCTTTCTCGCACGTCCTTCGAGAAGGTTGGCAAGGACGGCTTCCGCCGAAGTCCTGTGGGCACGGGACCCTTCATCCTCAAGCAGTGGGTCGACGATGCCTACCTGGTGTACGAGGCGAACCCTAACTACTGGCGTAAGGACGCGAGGGGCAACAAGCTACCTTACCTGCAGACAATCCGGGTGGAGCTAATCCCGGACGCCACCGTCCGCACGGCAGCGTTCGAAGCTGGCGACGTCGATGTCGTTATCGGGGTGCCGGCTACGGAGGAGAAGCGGCTTGCGTCCGACCGTAATTACCAGGTCGTGAAGTTCAACGGGTCCGGCACGACGATCTGGTACATGAACCACGCCTTCCCGCCACTGGACAATGTTTGGTTCAGGCGCGCGCTGTCTTCGGCCCTCGACAGGGAGAGCTACATCAAGAATTTCCTTACCGGCGAGGAGCAGATCGCGACGGGTTTCGCGACTCCGGCTTCCTGGGCGCACGACGCCACGATTCAGAACTACAACTTCGACATCGCCAAGGCAAAGGAGTACCTGCAGCGCTCAGGCCTGCCCCAATCGCAGTGGCGCGTCCGTACGCAGCCATTCGGCGCCACGATCAGCGACGCGGAGCTCTTCTGGCAGACGTCCGCCAAGGAAGCGGGTATCACGATCGACTACGCCGAGCCGGAGCGGGACGGATGGCAGAAGCGCGTCCTCAAGGGCCTCGGCGGTGACGGCAGCGCCGGCATGTACTTCTCCGGCCTCTCCCTCCGTGTCGACCCCGACGGTCACCTGGGCCTGATCTACACCCAGAAGGGCGCTTATAACTCCGGACAGGCGCCTCTCCCGGAGGTGGAGCCATTGATCATCAAAGCGAAGCAGACTTACGACCTGAACGAGCGCAAGTCCATCTACTCGGAGGCTCAGAAGAAGGCCGTTGAGAACGTCTACTCCGCTTTCCTGGTCACATACGGCATCGCTCGAGGCTTCGCGCGCAAGAACGTGGGGAACTTCAGGGCCTGGTTCGGGGGCGAGGGCAAGCCGCGCTTCGCCAACCTCTGGGTGTGA
- a CDS encoding CoA transferase, which produces MTPGQRLRVLEISAKEEAAAYCGKLFRRAGHDVLRIEPPGHEAPLHLDVYLNGGKKRQRLDLRAERGRLSRLAAAADLLLTDYGPRELGDLGLLDLDGPAVRVLITPFGRNGPYREYEATAHTLLALGGYTWLMGDPDRAPLTMPGNYPYYQAGTFAYIGALAATMASEPGRPLDIDVSVFECLAGLHQFTDTMWNFGGQVRSRHGNRWENLSPTTLYRCHDGWYGVNILANFWSSFALMIGRADLAEDGPLASNAGRMEHNDEVDEIVTKALWDKRARDIFKEGQEVWRVPVGYAAALSDLLADPHLNARSFWQPVEVALPEGRRRLLAPGRPFKFVGEQPPPELPPEPPGEAGFDEDRQDGRPQPRGAASPARPLSGVRVLDLTRIWSGPLATRILGDLGAEVIKIEAQDGRGGQGAPRSNVAAGGTAPAERHWNQQPLFNKLNRNKKSIAIDLKSARGRELFLDLVEKCDVVVENFSARAMPGLGLSYEVMKARNARIIYLSMPAFGQFGPYRDYIGLGPSIEPITGMTALMGYSDHEPRVTSKAVTDPIAGVSTAAAIIEALVRRERTGQGCLIDLSQHETGVAYLGEYFIERQLTGREPSRAGNTHREFAPHGVYRCAGEDDWIAIAARDGDEWRALCEVLGLESLVADQRFATIAGRRENREPLDSYIDAATSKWHKRDLEAALQARGVPAGSVLSAPEWLSDPHLLARGYFVELTHKEAGTHPWDGSPLMFNGARGYESWSPAPCLGEHAPEVLKDILGMSDAEIADLFAQGILADTPPARVAAV; this is translated from the coding sequence TTGACGCCTGGGCAAAGGCTTCGCGTCCTCGAGATCTCGGCAAAGGAAGAAGCCGCGGCCTACTGCGGCAAGCTGTTCCGCCGCGCCGGCCACGACGTACTGCGCATCGAGCCTCCCGGACACGAGGCGCCTCTGCACCTGGATGTCTACCTCAACGGCGGCAAGAAGCGTCAGCGGCTGGACCTCCGGGCGGAACGCGGGCGCCTCTCGCGGCTAGCGGCCGCGGCCGACCTGCTGCTGACCGACTACGGGCCCCGCGAGCTCGGCGACCTGGGCCTCCTCGACCTGGATGGCCCAGCCGTCCGCGTACTCATCACGCCCTTCGGGCGCAACGGTCCTTATCGCGAGTACGAGGCGACGGCCCACACTCTCCTCGCCCTCGGCGGCTACACCTGGCTCATGGGCGACCCCGACCGCGCGCCGCTGACGATGCCTGGCAACTACCCGTACTACCAGGCCGGGACGTTCGCCTACATTGGCGCGCTCGCGGCCACGATGGCCTCCGAGCCCGGCCGGCCGCTGGACATCGACGTCAGCGTTTTCGAGTGCCTGGCGGGCTTGCATCAGTTCACGGACACCATGTGGAACTTCGGCGGGCAGGTGCGTAGCCGGCACGGGAACCGATGGGAGAACCTGTCCCCCACGACGCTCTATCGCTGTCACGACGGATGGTATGGCGTGAACATCCTGGCCAACTTCTGGTCCTCGTTCGCGCTCATGATCGGCCGTGCCGACCTGGCGGAGGACGGCCCGCTTGCCAGCAACGCGGGGCGCATGGAGCACAACGACGAAGTCGACGAGATCGTCACGAAGGCGCTATGGGACAAGCGCGCCAGGGACATCTTCAAGGAGGGCCAGGAGGTCTGGCGGGTGCCGGTCGGCTACGCCGCGGCCCTCTCCGACCTCCTCGCTGACCCGCACCTCAACGCGCGCTCCTTCTGGCAGCCCGTCGAAGTGGCGCTGCCCGAGGGCAGGAGGCGCCTCCTCGCGCCCGGCCGGCCCTTCAAGTTCGTCGGCGAGCAGCCTCCGCCGGAGTTGCCTCCCGAGCCGCCAGGGGAGGCGGGCTTCGACGAAGACCGCCAGGATGGCCGGCCCCAGCCTCGTGGGGCGGCCTCACCCGCGCGACCTCTAAGTGGGGTCCGGGTCCTCGATCTCACGCGGATCTGGTCGGGGCCTCTGGCCACGCGGATACTGGGCGACCTCGGCGCCGAGGTGATCAAGATCGAAGCCCAGGACGGGCGAGGTGGTCAGGGTGCGCCCCGAAGCAATGTGGCTGCCGGGGGCACGGCGCCGGCCGAACGCCACTGGAACCAGCAGCCCCTGTTCAACAAGCTCAACCGCAACAAGAAGAGCATCGCCATCGACCTCAAGTCCGCGCGCGGCCGGGAGCTGTTCCTGGATCTCGTCGAGAAGTGCGACGTGGTCGTCGAGAACTTCAGCGCCCGGGCAATGCCCGGCCTCGGGCTGTCGTATGAGGTGATGAAGGCACGCAATGCGCGGATCATCTATCTGTCCATGCCTGCCTTCGGCCAGTTCGGCCCCTACCGGGACTACATCGGCCTCGGCCCCAGCATCGAGCCCATCACGGGCATGACCGCCCTCATGGGTTACTCGGACCATGAGCCGCGGGTGACGTCGAAAGCCGTCACCGACCCGATCGCCGGTGTGAGCACGGCAGCGGCGATCATAGAGGCGCTCGTGCGCCGGGAGCGCACCGGTCAGGGCTGCCTCATAGACCTGTCGCAGCACGAGACGGGCGTCGCCTATCTCGGCGAGTACTTCATCGAGCGCCAGCTGACAGGGCGCGAGCCCAGCCGCGCCGGAAACACCCACCGCGAGTTCGCGCCGCACGGAGTGTACCGGTGCGCCGGCGAGGACGACTGGATCGCCATCGCCGCCCGCGACGGCGACGAGTGGCGGGCACTGTGCGAGGTGCTTGGCCTCGAGAGCCTGGTTGCCGATCAGCGCTTTGCCACGATTGCCGGGCGGCGCGAAAACCGCGAACCTCTCGACTCTTACATCGATGCGGCGACTTCCAAGTGGCACAAGCGCGACCTCGAGGCGGCCCTGCAGGCGAGAGGCGTGCCCGCGGGCAGCGTCCTTTCCGCGCCCGAGTGGCTCAGCGACCCACATCTGCTCGCCCGCGGCTACTTCGTCGAGTTGACTCATAAGGAGGCCGGCACGCATCCGTGGGACGGCTCGCCCCTGATGTTCAACGGCGCCCGCGGCTACGAGTCGTGGTCTCCCGCGCCCTGCCTCGGCGAACACGCCCCGGAGGTGCTGAAAGACATCCTGGGCATGAGCGACGCGGAGATCGCCGACCTCTTCGCGCAGGGCATCCTCGCCGACACCCCGCCAGCGCGGGTGGCAGCTGTCTAG
- a CDS encoding IclR family transcriptional regulator → MVEPIRSVQRALAILRLLAEVRKPLGVAEVAQATGLPPATAHRLLVTLVEEGWADQDPQSTQYELGSDILGTAAVALAYSPFIQSAKATLSDISELSGLNSYLGVRVGHRVAYLASARGRDGHDSKFRVGVVEQAHAIADGKVLLAYLDPAVFRALYAGREQLRSFTPKTITTVDALERELSEVRARGYAMDRGERVEGWSWVSVPVRGRRGRVVAAIVAGGQDTVATPEKLNWLAHEMRIAAEQLSIRLGFAEE, encoded by the coding sequence ATGGTAGAGCCGATAAGGTCCGTACAGCGCGCGCTGGCGATCCTCCGGTTGCTTGCCGAGGTGCGCAAGCCCCTCGGTGTCGCGGAGGTGGCCCAGGCAACGGGGCTCCCGCCGGCGACGGCTCACCGCCTGCTCGTCACCTTGGTGGAGGAGGGCTGGGCGGACCAGGACCCGCAGTCCACCCAGTATGAACTGGGTTCCGACATCCTCGGCACGGCGGCGGTCGCGCTCGCCTACAGCCCCTTCATTCAGTCAGCCAAGGCGACCCTGTCAGACATCTCCGAGCTCTCCGGCCTGAACTCCTACCTCGGCGTGCGCGTTGGTCACCGCGTGGCCTACCTCGCGAGCGCTCGCGGACGGGACGGGCACGACTCGAAGTTCCGGGTCGGCGTGGTCGAGCAGGCGCACGCCATCGCCGACGGCAAGGTGTTGCTCGCCTACCTCGACCCCGCGGTCTTCCGGGCCCTCTATGCCGGGCGTGAGCAGTTGCGGAGCTTCACCCCGAAGACCATCACGACCGTGGACGCCCTGGAGCGCGAACTCAGCGAAGTCCGGGCCCGCGGCTACGCGATGGACCGCGGCGAGCGCGTGGAGGGCTGGTCCTGGGTCAGCGTGCCCGTGCGAGGACGCCGGGGCCGCGTGGTCGCGGCAATCGTTGCCGGCGGCCAGGACACGGTCGCCACGCCGGAGAAGCTCAACTGGCTTGCGCACGAGATGCGCATCGCCGCAGAACAGCTCTCCATCCGGCTCGGGTTCGCGGAGGAGTAG